Proteins from a single region of Cyanobacteriota bacterium:
- a CDS encoding ABC transporter ATP-binding protein has translation MTVELERSLSASTPTSLLLSAHNLCKSFGGIRAVDNASITVPVGSITGLIGPNGAGKTTLFNLLSQFIRPDRGTILFDGAPIHTLQPHQIAQQGLVRTFQVARVLSRLTVLENMLLGAQHQTGENFWQVWLQPRRVAAEEQQLRDKAREILHSVGLGHMANAYAGSLSGGQRKLLEMARALMVNPKLILLDEPAAGVNPTLINQICDHIRMWNQQGMSFLIIEHNMDVIMSLCDRVWVLAEGRNLADGTPEEVQSNPAVLEAYLGK, from the coding sequence ATGACCGTAGAGCTAGAACGATCGTTGTCTGCATCAACCCCGACCTCATTGTTGTTGTCTGCACATAATCTGTGTAAGAGTTTTGGCGGCATTCGTGCTGTAGACAACGCTAGCATTACAGTTCCAGTGGGTAGCATCACGGGCTTGATTGGGCCAAATGGTGCAGGAAAAACCACACTGTTTAATTTGCTGTCTCAATTTATTCGGCCTGATCGGGGCACTATTCTGTTTGATGGGGCACCTATTCACACCTTGCAGCCTCACCAGATCGCTCAACAGGGCCTAGTTCGTACCTTTCAAGTGGCACGGGTTCTATCTCGGCTAACTGTGCTAGAAAACATGTTGCTAGGAGCACAGCACCAAACAGGTGAGAACTTCTGGCAGGTGTGGCTTCAGCCTCGGCGAGTAGCAGCCGAAGAGCAACAACTGCGCGACAAGGCACGAGAAATTTTGCATTCCGTTGGCCTAGGCCATATGGCAAATGCCTATGCAGGGTCACTCTCTGGTGGACAGCGGAAACTGCTGGAGATGGCACGGGCACTGATGGTAAATCCTAAGCTGATCTTGCTAGATGAGCCAGCAGCGGGAGTCAACCCTACATTGATTAACCAGATCTGTGATCACATTCGGATGTGGAATCAGCAGGGTATGAGCTTTTTGATCATTGAGCACAATATGGATGTGATTATGTCGCTGTGCGATCGGGTATGGGTTTTGGCGGAAGGTCGCAACCTAGCCGATGGCACTCCAGAGGAGGTGCAATCTAATCCAGCCGTGCTCGAAGCTTATCTAGGCAAGTAA
- a CDS encoding amino acid ABC transporter permease, whose protein sequence is MTTLKPLTPSPWLWLRRNLFNTWYNVILTLIAVVILGWILVLTTTWAIQQAQWRVIQANLSLFLVGRYPKDQVWRVAIAALWFGAIVIASSWYLWQQPRSVTVRRPASWVAFITHPLSITVLLTVSTLGIWWLLSGGAGLKPVPPIRWNGLLLTVVLSVVSIGVAFPLGVLLALGRQSDLPVIRWFSVLYIEIVRGLPLIGILFMAMVMLQLLFPPTIRLDRVLRAIAGLALFNAAYLAEAVRGGLQAIPRGQYEAAKALGLGPWLTMGLIVLPQALRAVIPAIVNQFISLFKDTSLLALFALVELTGISRSILAQADFIGRYAEVYLFIGAIYWLICYGMSQFSQRLEQTLGSR, encoded by the coding sequence ATGACCACCTTAAAACCTTTAACACCATCGCCATGGTTATGGTTACGTCGCAATCTCTTCAACACTTGGTACAACGTTATCCTCACGCTTATAGCCGTTGTAATCTTGGGATGGATTCTTGTGCTCACAACTACTTGGGCTATACAACAAGCCCAGTGGCGAGTAATTCAGGCTAATCTATCTCTATTCCTGGTGGGGCGTTATCCCAAAGATCAGGTGTGGCGTGTTGCGATCGCAGCTCTGTGGTTTGGGGCAATTGTCATCGCTAGCAGTTGGTATTTATGGCAACAACCACGCTCTGTAACAGTCCGCCGACCCGCTTCTTGGGTAGCGTTTATAACCCATCCCCTCTCCATTACCGTGCTGCTGACAGTTTCAACCCTTGGGATCTGGTGGTTGCTCAGCGGTGGGGCAGGCTTAAAACCCGTGCCACCCATTCGCTGGAATGGGTTATTGCTGACTGTTGTACTGTCTGTAGTAAGCATCGGGGTAGCGTTTCCCTTAGGAGTGCTGTTGGCTCTGGGCCGTCAGAGTGATTTGCCCGTTATTCGCTGGTTTAGTGTCCTATATATCGAAATCGTGCGTGGCTTGCCATTGATCGGCATCTTGTTCATGGCCATGGTGATGCTACAACTGCTGTTTCCCCCTACCATTCGCCTTGATCGGGTGTTGCGAGCGATCGCGGGCCTTGCTCTTTTCAATGCTGCCTACCTAGCCGAGGCTGTACGGGGTGGCCTGCAAGCTATCCCCCGTGGACAGTATGAAGCGGCTAAAGCCTTAGGGTTAGGCCCATGGCTGACAATGGGGCTAATTGTCTTGCCGCAAGCGCTACGAGCTGTGATTCCAGCGATTGTTAACCAATTTATTTCCCTGTTCAAAGACACATCGTTACTAGCGCTATTCGCCTTGGTGGAACTAACGGGCATCTCTCGATCGATCTTGGCCCAAGCTGACTTCATTGGGCGCTATGCCGAGGTATATCTCTTTATTGGTGCCATCTACTGGTTGATTTGCTATGGCATGTCTCAGTTCAGCCAACGGCTGGAACAAACTCTAGGGAGCAGGTAG
- a CDS encoding carbon-nitrogen hydrolase family protein, producing MKSYVAAALQMNSIPDLEKNLNQAEDLIDLAVKQGAELIGLPENFSFLGDEEKKIAQAETIARESEKFLKTMALKYQVMILGGGYPVPATPGKAYNTALLIGRNGQELARYEKVHLFDVDLPDGNTYRESGTMVAGNQMPPVYPSKELGNLGLSVCYDLRFPELYRHLAQMGAEILFVPATFTAYTGKDHWQVLLQARAIENTCYIIAPAQTGKHNARRQSHGHAMIVDPWGVVLADAGDQPGVVVATIDPSRLEQVRRQMPSLKHRVFV from the coding sequence ATGAAGTCTTATGTTGCTGCTGCCTTGCAAATGAACAGCATCCCTGATTTGGAGAAAAATTTAAACCAGGCAGAAGATTTAATTGATCTAGCGGTTAAACAAGGCGCAGAGTTGATTGGATTACCTGAAAACTTTTCTTTCTTAGGCGATGAAGAGAAAAAGATAGCCCAGGCAGAAACGATCGCCCGTGAAAGCGAAAAATTCCTCAAGACCATGGCACTAAAATATCAGGTCATGATTTTGGGGGGTGGCTATCCGGTACCGGCTACTCCTGGCAAAGCTTACAATACTGCCCTACTGATTGGACGCAATGGGCAAGAGCTAGCCCGCTATGAGAAGGTGCATTTATTTGATGTAGACTTGCCCGATGGTAATACCTATCGTGAGTCTGGCACTATGGTTGCCGGTAACCAGATGCCGCCAGTTTATCCCTCTAAGGAGTTGGGAAATTTGGGATTATCCGTATGTTACGACTTGCGCTTTCCGGAGTTATATCGCCACTTAGCGCAAATGGGCGCAGAAATTCTGTTTGTGCCTGCTACGTTCACGGCTTACACGGGCAAAGATCACTGGCAGGTACTGCTGCAAGCTCGTGCCATTGAAAACACCTGTTATATCATTGCCCCAGCCCAAACTGGCAAGCATAATGCTCGTCGCCAATCCCATGGTCATGCCATGATTGTAGATCCTTGGGGTGTGGTGCTGGCTGATGCAGGCGACCAACCCGGTGTTGTAGTGGCGACGATCGACCCTTCACGCTTAGAGCAAGTTCGCCGCCAAATGCCATCTCTCAAGCACCGAGTGTTTGTGTAA